One genomic segment of Manis pentadactyla isolate mManPen7 chromosome 1, mManPen7.hap1, whole genome shotgun sequence includes these proteins:
- the LOC118908544 gene encoding fructose-bisphosphate aldolase A-like — protein sequence MPYQYPALTPEQKKELSDIAHHIVALGKGILAADESTGSIAKRLQSIGTENTEENRRFYRQLLLTADDRVNPCIGGVILFHETLYQKTDDGRPFPQVIKSKGGVVGIKVDKGVVPLAGTNGETTTQGLDGLSERCAQYKKDGADFAKWRCVLKIGEHTPSSLAIMENANVLARYASICQQNGIVPIVEPEILPDGDHDLKRCQYVTEKVLAAVYKALSDHHIYLEGTLLKPNMVTPGHACTQKFSHEEIAMATITALRRTVPPAVPGITFLSGGQSEEEASINLNAINKCRLLKPWALTFSYGRALQASALKAWGGKKENLKAAQEEYVKRALANSLACQGKYTPSGQSGAAASESLFISNHAY from the coding sequence ATGCCTTATCAATACCCAGCGCTGACCCCAGAGCAGAAGAAGGAGCTCTCTGACATAGCTCACCACATCGTGGCTCTGGGCAAGGGCATCCTGGCTGCAGATGAGTCCACAGGGAGCATTGCCAAGCGGCTGCAGTCCATCGGCACTGAGAACACTGAGGAGAACAGGCGCTTCTACCGCCAGCTGCTGCTGACTGCCGATGACCGTGTGAATCCCTGCATTGGGGGTGTCATCCTCTTCCATGAGACACTCTACCAGAAGACAGATGATGGGCGTCCCTTCCCCCAAGTTATCAAATCTAAGGGTGGTGTTGTGGGCATCAAGGTCGACAAGGGTGTGGTGCCCCTGGCGGGAACAAATGGCGAGACTACCACCCAAGGGCTGGATGGGCTGTCTGAACGCTGTGCCCAATATAAGAAGGATGGAGCAGACTTTGCCAAGTGGCGCTGTGTGTTAAAGATTGGGGAACACACCCCCTCGTCCCTTGCCATCATGGAAAACGCCAATGTTCTGGCCCGTTATGCCAGCATCTGCCAGCAGAATGGCATTGTGCCCATTGTGGAGCCTGAGATCCTTCCTGATGGGGACCATGACTTGAAACGTTGTCAGTATGTAACTGAGAAGGTGCTGGCTGCTGTCTATAAGGCTCTGAGTGACCACCACATCTACCTGGAAGGCACCTTGCTGAAGCCCAATATGGTAACCCCAGGCCATGCCTGCACCCAGAAATTTTCCCATGAGGAGATTGCCATGGCAACCATCACGGCACTGCGTCGCACAGTGCCCCCTGCTGTTCCTGGGATCACCTTCTTATCTGGAGGCCAGAGTGAGGAAGAGGCATCCATCAACCTCAATGCCATCAACAAGTGCCGCCTGCTGAAGCCATGGGCCCTGACCTTCTCCTATGGCCGAGCCCTGCAGGCCTCTGCCCTGAAGGCCTGGGGTGGAAAGAAGGAGAACCTGAAGGCTGCCCAGGAGGAGTATGTCAAGCGAGCCCTGGCCAACAGCCTCGCCTGCCAAGGAAAGTATACACCAAGTGGTCAGTCCGGGGCTGCAGCCAGCGAGTCCCTCTTCATCTCTAACCATGCCTACTAA